A genomic region of Porticoccaceae bacterium LTM1 contains the following coding sequences:
- a CDS encoding VWA domain-containing protein: MQISFLNPGFFILLALIPVLWFLPRKVDRKVQGILRSLLLALLVTALARPVLLAPSNESYQVMIVDRSASLSKAQQAEASRVLSDLTASATAGNKVTVIEVGGKPQRDGDSDAGQALRVDKPGSSSSLSAALSAAALQIPEGANGRVVLISDGLATDREWGDTVTQLIERGITVDTFDLGHRSDDIYPAALYTNGELRVGETASANVTVIGSGEVTVSLTDEEGNELASGRTVIDGRADVALPFEPKQSGFMSVTATVTTQSTDSRKDNNRLTSTFAVQEPLKVLYIGHRVQGSGVQLQKLVGAGFVIETPTQPLDGNFPLDDYQLVMIDDAPAKQLPKAFQQRVSDEVQKRGLGLVFAGGRGAFGEGGYYQTPVAEVLPIEFQQRSEKKEPTVALAIIIDTSGSMSGERIELAKQMARLSLNKLKKTDKVGVVEFYGAKSWAVPLQTMKSRSNVERAIGRMQATGSTILLPAIEEAFYGLQNVKATYKHIMVISDAGIESADFEGAIRKVAKAGITLSTVLPASGEDNAIMTKMARIGGGRFYAVPSQFNLVEINFRKPSETRLPAYKAGHYSVQARTGSGWWGEVNPADLPAVSGYVEVQARQGADVLLQTEGSAHPLLSSWRYGLGRVTAMMTEPVGSGTNSWQGWDDYGRMLARILSRTADDGRAFDYQIIRQDNQLHIDAVRSFAGMDTVPSLNMAEDAERTINFTEMAPGWFRTTLAVDASQALQFEETGHSQARYLNAPSQLVAEDQVDPERGLDLDRLAKATGGASLSSGEQASAMTSNADSLSLQKLWPWVLLLALFTYLGEIVYRRWPSKN; encoded by the coding sequence ATGCAAATCAGTTTTTTAAATCCGGGCTTTTTTATTTTATTGGCACTGATACCAGTGCTGTGGTTCTTACCCCGGAAAGTTGATCGAAAAGTTCAGGGAATATTGCGTTCTCTGTTGTTGGCCCTACTGGTCACCGCACTGGCGCGTCCGGTATTGCTGGCGCCCAGCAATGAGAGCTACCAAGTGATGATTGTCGACCGTTCCGCCAGCCTGAGTAAGGCGCAACAGGCCGAAGCAAGTCGAGTGTTGTCTGACCTCACCGCAAGCGCCACAGCCGGCAACAAGGTCACCGTTATCGAAGTCGGTGGAAAGCCGCAGCGCGATGGCGATTCAGACGCCGGTCAGGCACTGCGCGTGGACAAGCCCGGCAGCAGCTCATCACTCAGTGCAGCTCTGTCTGCGGCGGCGCTGCAGATTCCGGAAGGCGCCAATGGCCGTGTTGTATTGATTTCTGACGGACTGGCCACCGACCGTGAGTGGGGCGATACCGTTACTCAATTGATCGAACGCGGTATCACCGTGGATACCTTTGACCTCGGTCATCGCAGTGACGATATCTATCCAGCTGCGCTCTACACCAATGGCGAATTGCGTGTCGGGGAAACCGCCAGCGCCAACGTCACCGTTATCGGCTCCGGTGAAGTGACCGTATCCCTGACCGATGAAGAGGGCAACGAACTGGCTTCCGGTCGCACGGTGATTGATGGCCGTGCCGATGTGGCCCTGCCGTTTGAACCCAAACAATCCGGCTTTATGTCAGTGACCGCCACGGTTACCACACAATCAACCGATAGCCGCAAAGACAACAATCGCCTGACCTCAACCTTTGCTGTTCAGGAGCCCTTGAAAGTGCTCTACATCGGTCATCGGGTTCAGGGCAGTGGTGTGCAACTGCAAAAGCTGGTGGGTGCGGGTTTTGTTATTGAGACACCGACCCAGCCTCTGGATGGCAATTTCCCGCTCGACGATTACCAGCTGGTGATGATCGACGATGCACCAGCCAAACAATTGCCAAAAGCCTTTCAGCAACGTGTGAGTGACGAAGTCCAGAAGCGCGGATTGGGCCTGGTGTTTGCCGGTGGCCGCGGTGCTTTTGGTGAGGGTGGTTACTACCAGACCCCGGTGGCGGAAGTACTGCCTATTGAGTTCCAGCAGCGCAGTGAAAAGAAAGAGCCCACTGTGGCACTGGCGATCATTATCGACACCTCTGGCTCCATGTCCGGGGAACGGATTGAGCTGGCCAAACAGATGGCTCGGCTGTCGCTGAACAAACTGAAGAAGACCGACAAAGTGGGTGTGGTGGAGTTCTACGGTGCCAAGAGTTGGGCCGTGCCGCTGCAAACCATGAAAAGCCGCAGCAATGTTGAGCGCGCTATTGGCCGTATGCAGGCTACCGGCTCGACCATTCTGTTACCTGCTATTGAAGAGGCTTTCTACGGACTGCAAAACGTTAAAGCCACCTATAAGCACATTATGGTGATCAGTGACGCGGGCATCGAAAGTGCTGACTTTGAAGGGGCCATCCGGAAGGTCGCCAAAGCCGGTATTACCCTGTCTACGGTACTGCCAGCTTCTGGCGAAGATAATGCCATTATGACCAAGATGGCGCGAATCGGTGGCGGGCGTTTTTACGCGGTCCCGAGTCAGTTCAACCTGGTTGAGATCAACTTCCGCAAGCCCAGTGAAACCCGTTTGCCGGCTTACAAGGCTGGACACTACTCCGTGCAGGCACGCACCGGCAGTGGCTGGTGGGGCGAGGTGAATCCGGCTGACTTACCGGCGGTGAGTGGCTATGTAGAAGTGCAGGCCCGCCAGGGAGCAGATGTGTTACTGCAGACCGAAGGCAGTGCCCATCCGTTGCTGTCCAGCTGGCGCTATGGTCTGGGCCGGGTGACCGCCATGATGACCGAGCCGGTAGGTTCGGGCACTAACAGCTGGCAGGGCTGGGATGACTACGGTCGAATGCTGGCGCGAATACTGAGTCGCACCGCAGACGATGGTCGGGCCTTTGATTACCAAATTATCCGTCAGGATAACCAGCTCCATATTGATGCCGTGCGCAGCTTCGCCGGTATGGACACTGTCCCGTCGCTCAATATGGCTGAAGACGCTGAGAGAACCATTAACTTTACCGAAATGGCTCCCGGCTGGTTCCGCACCACACTGGCGGTTGATGCCAGTCAGGCACTGCAATTTGAGGAGACTGGGCACTCTCAAGCCCGTTACCTGAACGCGCCTTCACAACTGGTGGCAGAAGATCAGGTGGATCCGGAGCGCGGGCTGGATTTGGATCGACTGGCCAAAGCCACAGGCGGTGCCAGTCTTAGCTCGGGCGAGCAGGCCTCGGCAATGACCAGCAATGCCGACTCACTCTCGCTGCAAAAACTGTGGCCCTGGGTGCTGCTGTTGGCGCTGTTCACCTATCTGGGTGAGATTGTGTACCGCCGCTGGCCAAGCAAGAACTAA
- a CDS encoding insulinase family protein, with translation MNFKQKKLLSFIALAGILGGCTPGSNVDTVSQAVDPSAYIVQSYPLDTKEYRYVELENGLRAILISDKDAVKAAASLNVDVGSYQDPDGWDGLAHFLEHMLFLGTEKYPDSDEYMKYLDAHGGQRNAYTAYDMTNYHFSVDANGFEGALDRFSQFFISPLFTEKYVDREKNAVHSEYFTRINNDGIRGAEVFENIINPQHPAFKFNAGNLDTLTDKPDQKAREVLIDFYNSYYSADHMTLSLVSNHSLDELEKLAKEKFSTIPVLNSVPKTNFPALFAEGELPKIVEIKPIQEARSLSLTFPMPVMREHYQENPIGFVASLISAEGENSLRDRLKEKGWILGFSASAGMSYGGNDSFTIGIGLTEAGEQHQDEIIAAIFDQIQLVRDSGVEEWRYNEIKNLAEMGFRFSENGSLGMQGAISFANALQRVLPRDLLGSGFRKFDRVLINQVLDQLRPENMVVTFSSPSVTPDKTTEFYEAEYRTYQPTEDRVASWSKTLFADLTLPERNPLIPENFDLEQVVSAEQPVKLTESGSVELWHYPNIEDGIPRTTVMLAIDRPDRPTLEQVFIQQFYFALMSEQLQDLGYNASRAGMSYSVSAGGVSFAGYSDKLAELSDVILAEVLKPRFTQQQFDRLVEGTERQVRNYYKVAPTAGVNRELQNLLNADSYPLEEQITVLRSITLEKVMAAPEWLYGESRMQMIAAGNITESQARDFADRIVKTLGIQGTDRAIPKGMRLVRVEENKNSPAVFVSELDHQDAAVLRYYQGRSNDQKEMVAMSFLGQMISQYYFNDLRTEQQLGYIVQAMPVQMDRTAGLGFMVQSPTADAKTVEAATDEFLPKFQQILENMTDEQFEPLKQATLAQLRQPAQSLGQKIGMYWQDLRLGYPEFNSRELSIEAVEKVTLSDIRDLYQKTILDNPRSLSVIAPGAKGGVTATVGTAQEYQEQKEIITRT, from the coding sequence ATGAATTTCAAGCAAAAAAAATTGCTAAGTTTTATAGCACTGGCCGGGATTTTAGGTGGCTGCACCCCGGGCTCTAATGTTGATACTGTAAGTCAGGCGGTAGATCCTTCAGCATATATTGTGCAAAGCTACCCTTTGGATACCAAAGAGTACCGTTATGTAGAGTTGGAAAATGGTTTGCGCGCTATTCTTATTTCCGATAAAGACGCTGTTAAAGCTGCCGCATCTTTGAATGTGGATGTAGGCTCCTATCAGGATCCGGATGGCTGGGATGGCTTGGCACATTTTCTTGAGCATATGCTGTTTTTGGGTACCGAAAAATATCCCGATTCAGATGAGTACATGAAGTATCTGGATGCCCATGGTGGTCAGCGCAATGCGTACACTGCATACGATATGACCAATTATCATTTTTCGGTGGATGCCAATGGCTTTGAAGGTGCCCTGGATCGTTTTTCCCAGTTCTTTATCTCTCCGCTGTTTACCGAGAAATATGTTGACCGAGAAAAGAATGCAGTGCACTCCGAGTACTTTACCCGCATAAACAATGATGGTATTCGCGGAGCAGAAGTATTTGAAAATATCATCAATCCACAGCATCCGGCCTTTAAGTTTAATGCCGGGAACCTGGATACATTGACCGATAAACCAGATCAGAAAGCTCGTGAAGTATTGATTGATTTTTACAACAGTTACTACAGCGCTGACCACATGACGCTATCTCTGGTAAGTAATCACAGTCTTGATGAGCTGGAAAAACTGGCGAAAGAGAAATTCAGTACCATTCCGGTGTTGAATAGTGTGCCGAAAACCAACTTTCCTGCGCTGTTTGCTGAAGGTGAACTTCCTAAAATTGTTGAAATCAAGCCGATTCAGGAGGCGCGTAGCCTGAGCTTGACCTTTCCGATGCCGGTGATGCGAGAACACTACCAGGAAAATCCGATAGGCTTTGTGGCCAGCCTGATCAGTGCCGAGGGTGAAAACAGTCTGCGGGATCGGTTAAAGGAAAAAGGCTGGATCTTGGGATTTAGTGCTTCAGCGGGTATGAGTTATGGTGGCAATGACAGTTTCACTATAGGGATTGGCCTCACAGAGGCAGGTGAACAGCATCAAGATGAGATTATTGCTGCCATTTTTGACCAGATTCAACTGGTGAGAGATAGCGGTGTTGAAGAGTGGCGCTACAACGAAATCAAAAACCTGGCCGAGATGGGATTCCGTTTCTCGGAGAATGGTTCGCTGGGAATGCAGGGTGCGATCAGTTTTGCCAATGCGTTGCAGCGTGTATTACCACGAGATTTGCTGGGTTCCGGATTTAGGAAATTTGATAGGGTACTGATCAATCAGGTTCTGGATCAATTGCGTCCTGAAAATATGGTGGTTACCTTTTCATCTCCGAGTGTTACACCAGACAAAACCACAGAGTTTTATGAAGCTGAGTATCGCACTTATCAGCCTACGGAAGATCGTGTGGCTAGCTGGAGTAAAACCCTCTTTGCAGATTTGACCTTGCCGGAAAGAAACCCGTTGATTCCAGAGAATTTTGATTTGGAGCAGGTCGTTTCAGCTGAGCAGCCGGTTAAATTGACTGAGAGCGGCTCGGTGGAGTTGTGGCACTATCCCAATATTGAGGATGGTATTCCCCGCACCACGGTAATGTTAGCGATTGACCGCCCTGACCGCCCAACTTTGGAGCAGGTATTTATTCAGCAATTCTACTTTGCGCTGATGAGTGAGCAGCTGCAGGATTTGGGTTATAACGCGAGTCGTGCCGGTATGAGCTATAGCGTAAGCGCTGGCGGCGTCAGTTTTGCAGGTTATTCGGACAAACTGGCTGAATTGTCAGATGTGATTTTGGCTGAGGTGCTAAAGCCACGATTTACCCAGCAACAGTTTGATCGACTGGTAGAAGGTACTGAAAGGCAAGTACGCAACTATTATAAAGTTGCCCCAACGGCTGGGGTGAATAGAGAGTTGCAGAACTTACTGAATGCTGACAGTTACCCTCTGGAAGAGCAGATCACTGTATTGCGTAGTATCACTCTGGAGAAAGTTATGGCTGCTCCCGAGTGGCTTTACGGCGAATCCCGGATGCAGATGATCGCCGCTGGCAATATTACTGAATCCCAAGCACGAGATTTTGCTGATCGTATTGTTAAAACACTGGGTATTCAGGGTACTGACAGAGCTATCCCTAAAGGAATGCGCTTGGTACGAGTTGAGGAGAACAAAAACTCCCCAGCAGTATTTGTATCAGAACTTGACCATCAGGATGCGGCTGTCTTGAGATATTATCAAGGCCGCAGTAATGACCAGAAAGAAATGGTTGCTATGAGCTTTCTGGGACAGATGATTAGTCAGTATTACTTCAATGACCTGCGTACAGAGCAACAGTTGGGATATATCGTTCAGGCTATGCCTGTTCAGATGGATAGAACGGCGGGATTGGGCTTTATGGTTCAGTCACCTACAGCGGATGCCAAGACGGTAGAAGCAGCGACAGATGAGTTTTTGCCGAAATTCCAGCAGATATTGGAGAATATGACCGATGAGCAGTTTGAGCCGCTCAAGCAGGCAACACTTGCCCAGCTGAGACAGCCGGCACAAAGCCTGGGCCAAAAGATAGGGATGTATTGGCAAGACCTGAGACTGGGCTATCCCGAATTTAACTCCCGCGAATTATCCATTGAGGCAGTAGAGAAAGTCACCTTGAGTGATATCCGTGACCTGTATCAAAAGACTATTCTGGATAACCCCCGAAGCCTGTCAGTGATCGCACCTGGGGCAAAAGGTGGGGTAACTGCCACAGTTGGTACGGCACAAGAGTATCAAGAGCAGAAGGAGATTATCACCCGCACCTGA
- a CDS encoding RNA polymerase sigma factor has protein sequence MELLYRDHGAALRSFLIGRVRDVSDIEDVIHEIFLRLSKQDDIEDRLKESPRKNRAYLFTMANNLVVDWERRLSVRRRYQSAQILSEESNAYELSPEIVIAATQELDAVKAAIRQLDPKWRQAFLLARFKGLSRTEISEIMGVSIRQIETYLSRALIELRNAVPNRGGDYE, from the coding sequence ATGGAGTTACTATATCGTGACCACGGGGCGGCTCTCCGGTCATTTTTGATTGGGCGTGTGCGAGATGTGTCCGATATCGAAGATGTTATTCACGAAATATTTCTACGCTTGTCAAAGCAAGATGATATTGAGGATCGACTCAAAGAGTCGCCTAGAAAGAATCGAGCCTATCTCTTTACGATGGCAAATAATCTGGTGGTTGATTGGGAGCGGCGATTGTCGGTGCGGCGCAGATATCAATCGGCTCAGATTTTATCTGAAGAATCAAATGCTTATGAATTATCTCCGGAAATTGTGATTGCTGCCACCCAGGAGTTGGATGCGGTTAAAGCGGCTATTCGGCAATTGGACCCAAAGTGGCGACAGGCATTTTTACTTGCAAGATTCAAGGGGTTAAGTCGCACAGAGATTTCAGAAATTATGGGAGTTTCAATTCGGCAAATTGAAACCTACCTATCAAGGGCATTAATTGAATTGCGGAATGCGGTACCCAATCGCGGAGGCGATTATGAATAG
- a CDS encoding TonB-dependent receptor plug domain-containing protein: MIRRKRLMLAVASTVAMMASLSSASTSEAIEVDIKSQSADLALMELAKQSGVQIMMSSDAAGVAKLPAISGSLTMTEALDRLLAASGLKYEFTSEGSVVVSKDEEENKSDATKDSDEVEELVVTGSRLITEPGKMTRQMTVFDREEIERSGATRLDEFLRRLPQNVNAPSNIGSGFPNPDRISDFGLGQNVFAGSSVNLRGLGSQYTLILIDGRRPPKGGQFGGITDISNIPLGRVDRIEVLYDGAASIYGADAVGGVVNIITNREFEGTNATLTYSDTTKGGGKRYNFDLGHTFNWDSGSLTATFGYQTQDQIDGSERDLRLGLAEQFPLGPSLPGNIRGVNSRPLMYVRDLDGDGNTLNQDLDERLSGSVEVNVAYQFGPFTIPFGTRVVDRGDPTANLGSLVITSDFVSADGYDPVIQAQLPEYDGELTLYDIDDSGNIGESLYVPFRGNAVSPEDETYSAGLSLNQELSDSLDLSLSLAYSKTEKASNTRGDSTKFQVDREAFGNPFGYQFDYAFQNEFPQEHQFVDQSSISLSGDLNWEINDNWSAEFGFGFSEQKNHSATINRFRPSVPTISTGGEFIPNLWDLFNGFYVTRDEFFNETVIDLGTRFNDPLLGYDSAQALAEAVIDPLVNTSNNGFSRDLDLTFRGNLMALPAGDITTSLTLSHRRQMNEVYNDNVTFFSAVLDGGAPFSNTPDYNERYGSSSNAVGGEIAIPLLGEASGLPFVQDFLINASARYEEYSHVEDSGVNWQLGFNWALNDWMTVRLNRTFSQIVPEQARSARPERGPTFGYPSFYIDENIPLLGAYPDYSTPLWTLRGTNKGLKPEKSDGLALGFIFTPTFVDGLDIQVNISEVETNDQIGNSGLSSVWNSNTILPENIARNPVLRIADPDNNPGDRFDLLDSLGNVIGGSAAGDYILDDRVRNVGSTYNLGADLEVRYATSTDWGDINMIWRHQYIHRNEVVQSDVCADDVCASDLNSGMSQLYDVPVDIVDTIDRQSFLGRVALPRNRGSVEVNWGYRGLLVGLSTTYQQETSIVREPVLMIPTFPIDYPGQQANISREDTKPYQAVNMVLQYDFAGDMFDAPDWLSSTRVSLTVDGVYQSDSETNTTFIRKDFDQEVSPYEINRFTLNPRGRAFSLRINSTF; the protein is encoded by the coding sequence ATGATTAGAAGAAAACGCTTGATGTTAGCTGTGGCTTCAACCGTAGCCATGATGGCATCCTTATCGTCTGCAAGTACATCTGAGGCCATAGAAGTTGACATTAAAAGTCAAAGTGCTGATTTGGCACTGATGGAACTGGCCAAACAGTCCGGTGTGCAAATAATGATGTCATCGGATGCCGCAGGTGTGGCCAAGCTCCCGGCTATCTCTGGAAGTCTTACCATGACTGAAGCGCTGGATCGGCTGTTGGCGGCCAGCGGTTTGAAATATGAGTTTACTTCGGAAGGGTCTGTTGTTGTCTCAAAAGATGAAGAAGAAAATAAATCTGACGCGACTAAAGATAGTGATGAAGTAGAAGAGTTAGTAGTAACAGGTAGCCGCTTAATCACTGAGCCAGGAAAAATGACTCGCCAGATGACGGTTTTTGATCGTGAAGAGATTGAGCGAAGCGGAGCGACTCGGCTGGATGAATTTCTTCGTCGTCTCCCTCAAAACGTCAACGCGCCAAGCAATATCGGGTCAGGCTTCCCAAACCCAGACAGGATCAGTGATTTTGGGCTCGGACAGAATGTTTTTGCCGGCAGCAGTGTCAACCTCCGGGGCCTGGGCTCTCAGTACACATTGATTCTGATTGATGGTCGCCGTCCTCCAAAAGGCGGTCAGTTTGGTGGAATAACCGATATCAGTAACATTCCTTTGGGAAGGGTTGATCGCATTGAGGTGCTCTATGATGGTGCCGCCTCAATCTACGGTGCAGATGCGGTAGGTGGTGTTGTCAACATTATCACCAATCGAGAATTTGAAGGTACAAATGCCACACTGACCTATTCTGATACCACTAAAGGAGGTGGTAAACGGTACAATTTTGATTTGGGGCATACGTTTAATTGGGACAGTGGCTCACTGACAGCGACTTTCGGTTATCAGACCCAGGATCAGATTGATGGTTCTGAACGTGATCTGAGGCTTGGTCTGGCAGAGCAATTTCCCTTGGGCCCATCGTTGCCGGGCAATATCAGGGGGGTAAATTCGAGACCGCTTATGTATGTCAGGGATTTGGATGGTGATGGCAATACCCTGAATCAGGACCTTGATGAAAGGTTGTCGGGTTCTGTGGAAGTGAATGTGGCTTATCAATTTGGTCCGTTCACTATTCCATTTGGTACCAGGGTCGTGGATCGAGGTGACCCTACCGCTAACCTTGGTTCTCTGGTTATTACATCAGATTTTGTCTCTGCCGATGGATATGATCCCGTTATTCAAGCTCAACTTCCAGAATACGACGGAGAGTTGACTCTTTATGATATTGATGATTCCGGGAACATTGGTGAAAGTCTTTACGTACCATTTCGTGGTAATGCGGTCTCCCCGGAAGATGAAACCTATAGCGCTGGGCTGTCCCTGAATCAAGAGTTGTCTGATAGTCTGGATTTATCCCTCTCCCTGGCGTACAGCAAAACTGAAAAAGCCAGTAATACCAGGGGTGACTCTACAAAATTCCAGGTGGACAGGGAGGCCTTTGGTAACCCCTTTGGTTATCAATTTGACTACGCATTTCAAAATGAATTTCCACAGGAGCATCAATTTGTAGATCAGTCCTCTATATCCCTTTCTGGTGATTTGAATTGGGAAATTAATGACAATTGGTCGGCTGAGTTTGGGTTTGGGTTCAGTGAGCAAAAAAACCACTCTGCAACCATCAATCGTTTTAGGCCAAGTGTTCCGACAATTTCCACTGGTGGCGAGTTTATACCAAATCTTTGGGATCTTTTTAACGGGTTTTATGTGACTCGAGATGAATTCTTTAATGAAACGGTAATTGATCTTGGCACCAGATTTAACGACCCTCTGCTTGGATACGATAGTGCCCAGGCACTTGCCGAGGCGGTGATTGATCCTCTCGTTAATACGTCCAATAATGGCTTTTCCCGAGATCTTGATCTCACTTTCCGGGGGAACTTGATGGCGTTGCCTGCGGGTGATATCACTACGAGTCTGACTCTTTCCCATCGACGTCAGATGAATGAAGTTTATAACGATAACGTCACGTTTTTCTCTGCTGTTCTGGACGGTGGCGCCCCTTTTTCGAACACACCGGATTACAACGAACGGTATGGGTCATCGTCCAATGCTGTTGGTGGAGAGATTGCGATTCCGTTATTGGGAGAAGCCAGCGGCTTGCCATTTGTACAGGATTTCCTCATAAACGCCAGTGCCAGGTATGAGGAATACAGCCATGTGGAAGACTCCGGAGTTAACTGGCAGCTAGGTTTTAACTGGGCCCTGAATGACTGGATGACAGTTAGGCTGAACAGAACGTTTAGCCAGATTGTGCCGGAGCAGGCTCGCTCAGCAAGACCGGAGAGAGGTCCGACATTTGGGTATCCATCCTTCTATATCGATGAAAACATACCGCTGCTTGGTGCATACCCGGATTACAGCACTCCACTCTGGACACTGAGAGGGACAAACAAGGGTCTCAAACCCGAGAAGTCAGACGGGTTGGCGCTTGGGTTTATTTTTACCCCGACATTTGTAGATGGCCTGGATATCCAGGTTAATATCTCCGAAGTGGAAACCAATGATCAAATCGGTAACAGCGGTTTAAGTAGCGTATGGAACTCCAATACGATACTACCGGAAAATATTGCACGGAATCCGGTGCTTCGAATTGCCGACCCGGATAATAATCCTGGTGATAGGTTTGATTTACTTGATAGCCTCGGAAATGTGATTGGCGGATCAGCAGCCGGTGATTATATTCTGGATGACCGTGTCCGAAATGTTGGCAGTACTTACAACCTGGGGGCGGATCTGGAGGTTCGATACGCAACTTCTACGGATTGGGGCGATATCAATATGATTTGGAGGCATCAATATATTCACAGGAATGAAGTTGTGCAATCAGATGTCTGTGCTGACGACGTCTGTGCGAGCGACCTGAATTCGGGAATGAGCCAGTTGTATGATGTTCCGGTCGATATCGTCGATACTATTGATCGCCAGAGCTTTCTCGGCAGAGTCGCGTTACCCAGGAACCGGGGTTCAGTAGAAGTTAACTGGGGATATCGTGGGTTACTGGTTGGGCTGTCGACCACCTATCAGCAGGAGACGTCCATTGTTCGGGAGCCTGTTTTGATGATTCCCACATTTCCTATTGATTATCCCGGGCAACAGGCAAATATAAGCCGTGAGGATACAAAACCTTATCAGGCGGTAAACATGGTGCTGCAGTATGATTTTGCCGGTGATATGTTCGATGCTCCGGATTGGTTGTCCAGCACCAGAGTCTCCTTGACTGTTGACGGTGTATATCAATCCGATAGTGAAACCAACACTACTTTCATTCGGAAAGACTTTGATCAGGAGGTTTCTCCCTATGAAATTAACCGCTTTACCTTAAACCCCAGGGGCAGAGCGTTCTCTTTGCGCATTAATAGCACATTCTAA
- a CDS encoding FecR domain-containing protein, which yields MFSKLRAAKNVNRLFEGEASESDLKRMNGWQSSDSEYKAEYLANLHFLADLEPLVNDEEIQSYMDLSAKATTSKNPWKWAGVAALLMVSVFVAYNQIVINQSGTDEAAYRYVTQVGETKTVVLADGSELSMNSGTELMVSMTNEQRNVMLRRGEAYFRVEKDSDRPFSVSVDGQQVTVLGTSFLVRKHAKGMNVAVESGLVGVHPEAVKMSSNAPEVGSTKASITTGDLFQVSAGWYVEMDLSTGKVSSSNNIPVENYFSWKKGYLEFSRQPLYLVVSDLNRYSPKKIVIEDPEIMNMEVNAVIYIDRLSQSIRDLQKVMPIDVINEFDRIILTTKK from the coding sequence ATGTTTAGTAAATTAAGGGCCGCCAAGAATGTAAATCGACTGTTTGAAGGGGAAGCTTCAGAGTCAGATCTCAAGCGAATGAATGGTTGGCAGAGTAGTGACTCCGAGTATAAGGCCGAGTACCTGGCTAATTTGCACTTCCTGGCGGATCTTGAACCATTGGTAAATGATGAGGAAATCCAGTCATATATGGATTTGTCTGCCAAAGCCACTACTTCAAAAAATCCTTGGAAGTGGGCAGGTGTAGCTGCTCTATTAATGGTCTCTGTGTTCGTTGCTTATAATCAGATTGTCATCAATCAGTCTGGAACTGATGAGGCTGCTTACCGTTATGTGACCCAAGTAGGTGAAACAAAAACAGTTGTTTTAGCGGATGGTAGCGAGCTATCGATGAATAGTGGAACAGAGCTGATGGTAAGCATGACCAATGAGCAACGAAATGTCATGTTGAGACGTGGTGAAGCTTACTTTAGAGTTGAAAAAGATAGTGATAGACCCTTTTCTGTATCAGTAGACGGTCAACAGGTGACGGTTTTGGGGACTTCATTTTTGGTAAGAAAGCACGCCAAAGGCATGAATGTAGCTGTTGAAAGTGGCCTGGTAGGGGTGCATCCTGAGGCAGTGAAAATGTCGTCAAACGCGCCAGAGGTTGGGAGTACAAAGGCTTCAATTACAACTGGGGATCTGTTTCAGGTATCGGCAGGCTGGTATGTTGAAATGGACCTCTCAACCGGCAAGGTGTCTTCTAGCAACAATATTCCTGTTGAAAACTACTTTAGTTGGAAGAAGGGCTATTTAGAATTTTCAAGACAACCTCTATATCTTGTTGTGAGTGACTTAAACCGTTATAGCCCGAAAAAAATAGTCATTGAAGATCCGGAAATTATGAATATGGAAGTTAATGCAGTTATCTACATTGACCGGTTATCCCAGTCAATTAGGGATTTGCAAAAAGTAATGCCGATAGATGTTATCAACGAATTCGATCGAATTATTTTAACGACAAAAAAATAG